From Drosophila virilis strain 15010-1051.87 chromosome X, Dvir_AGI_RSII-ME, whole genome shotgun sequence, the proteins below share one genomic window:
- the Moe gene encoding moesin/ezrin/radixin homolog 1 isoform X1, translating to MVVVSDSRARLSRYAGSVKRKMLNVRVTTMDAELEFAIQSTTTGKQLFDQVVKTIGLREVWFFGLQYTDSKGDSTWIKLYKKPESPAIKTIKYLKRVKKYVDKKTADGNGHNQTDESEEDDDADDMTGSMPFSTWVMNQDVKKENPLQFRFRAKFYPEDVAEELIQDITLRLFYLQVKNAILTDEIYCPPETSVLLASYAVQARHGDHNKTTHTAGFLANDRLLPQRVIDQHKMSKDEWEQSIMTWWQEHRSMLREDAMMEYLKIAQDLEMYGVNYFEIRNKKGTDLWLGVDALGLNIYEQDDRLTPKIGFPWSEIRNISFSEKKFIIKPIDKKAPDFMFFAPRVRINKRILALCMGNHELYMRRRKPDTIDVQQMKAQAREEKNAKQQEREKLQLALAARERAEKKQQEYEDRLKQMQEEMERSQRDLLEAQEMIRRLEEQLKQLQAAKDELELRQKELQSMLQRLEEAKNMEAVEKAKLEEEIMAKQQEVQRIQDEVNAKDEETKRLQDEVEEARRKQAEAAAALLAASTTPQHHHVAEDENENEEELTNGDAGGDVSRDLDTDEHIKDPIEDRRTLAERNERLHDQLKALKQDLAQSRDETKETANDKIHRENVRQGRDKYKTLREIRKGNTKRRVDQFENM from the exons ctaaATGTGCGCGTCACGACAATGGACGCTGAACTGGAGTTTGCCATTCAGTCGACAACGACCGGCAAACAACTGTTCGATCAGGTGGTCAAGACGATTGGCTTGcgcgaggtttggttctttggTCTGCAGTACACCGACTCAAAGGGTGACTCCACATGGATTAAGCTATACAAAAAG CCTGAATCGCCGGCCATAAagacaattaaatatttgaaacgTGTTAAGAAATATGTGGACAAAAAGACCGCTGATGGCAATGGACACAATCAGACGGATGAAAGCGAGGAGGATGACGATGCCGATGATATG ACTGGATCAATGCCGTTCTCCACATGG GTTATGAATCAGGATGTGAAAAAGGAGAATCCCTTGCAATTCAGATTCCGTGCCAAATTCTATCCCGAGGATGTGGCCGAGGAGCTAATACAGGACATCACACTGCGCCTGTTCTATCTGCAAGTGAAGAATGCCATATTGACCGACGAGATCTACTGCCCGCCGGAAACGTCGGTGCTGCTGGCCTCCTATGCGGTGCAGGCGCGCCACGGTGATCACAATAAAACCACTCACACAGCCGGTTTCCTAGCGAACGATCGCCTATTGCCACAGCGTGTCATCGATCAGCACAAGATGTCCAAGGACGAATGGGAGCAATCGATAATGACCTGGTGGCAGGAGCATCGCAGCATGCTGCGCGAAGATGCCATGATGGAGTATCTGAAAATTGCCCAGGATCTGGAAATGTATGGCGTTAACTATTTCGAGATACGCAACAAGAAGGGCACCGATCTGTGGTTGGGCGTCGATGCGCTCGGCCTTAACATTTACGAGCAGGACGATCGGCTAACGCCCAAAATTGGTTTCCCATGGTCCGAAATACgtaacatttcattttctgAGAAGAAGTTCATTATCAAACCGATTGATAAGAAGGCGCCGGACTTTATGTTCTTTGCGCCGCGCGTTCGCATCAACAAGCGCATCCTGGCCCTCTGCATGGGCAACCATGAGCTCTACATGCGTCGTCGCAAGCCCGACACGATCGATGTGCAGCAGATGAAGGCGCAGGCGCGCGAAGAAAAGAATGCCAAACAGCAGGAGCG CGAgaagctgcagctggcgctgGCAGCACGTGAGCGCGccgagaagaagcagcaggagTACGAAGATCGACTCAAGCAAATGCAAGAGGAGATGGAGCGCTCACAGCGTGATCTACTCGAGGCACAGGAGATGATACGACGATTGGAGGAGCAGCTGAAGCAGCTGCAGGCCGCCAAGGATGAGCTTGAGCTGCGCCAAAAGGAGCTGCAGTCTATGCTGCAGCGCCTCGAGGAGGCCAAGAACATGGAGGCCGTCGAGAAGGCCAAACTTGAGGAGGAGATCATGGCCAAGCAACAGGAGGTGCAGCGCATTCAGGACGAGGTCAATGCCAAGGACGAAGAGACCAAACGCCTACAAGACGAGGTCGAGGAAGCACGCCGCAAGCAG GCtgaggctgctgctgcgctgctggcTGCATCCACCACGCCGCAACACCATCACGTGGCCGAGgatgagaacgaaaacgaggAGGAGCTGACGAATGGCGATGCCGGCGGCGATGTGTCGCGCGACCTGGACACAGATGAGCATATCAAGGATCCCATCGAGGACAGACGCACGCTGGCCGAGCGCAATGAACGTTTGCACGATCAGCTCAAG GCCCTGAAGCAAGATCTGGCGCAGTCACGCGACGAAACGAAAGAGACGGCAAATGATAAGATTCACCGTGAGAATGTGCGCCAGGGACGCGACAAGTATAAGACATTGCGTGAGATCCGCAAGGGCAACACAAAGCGTCGCGTGGATCAGTTTGAGAACATGTAA
- the LOC6635547 gene encoding fl(2)d-associated complex component: MALRLRRDVQKASYYVWFLGAEEAKGLRGARVINSVLPYLVDRSRGQEPLKVTLQVSHKGIKIVQGSSKHLIPHSAITSSVQTDDIVACVLLLYNPATKCPLHVHAYRCDSETTAEALHLQLQILINRPDNQKRFEELETRLGILPPLPAGGAPGHNSDKRHDSSHKSSHHQSQQQQQQQQLQQQQQQHHLQHHSSGSYAHPSQQQRRHETSPKRFSSSLGSDTGNSTRESECSEEQGLAGSPVSRSPPHASSSSSNKHHLAHHSHHPHPLPHGHPPLTAQQNSELFDSLAAELRAKLNGNGPPLLLPPRDYDTVHRSKGNLTAIELRRCRNALIVGGAGPTKGAATATAAATAAVATVAAPATTANGKQVSSRGSSGIGSDLAPSPERQELNSSSDDEHWSNEADNSVIALKPSQIALPHHAQLKRKSAVQPPEDSYLRDLPAKPYVPRQMERERTKTPAVATKSWSREDEIKPIIVRPADYDAKFNRVMQLEPQTAKHEAAAKLRDTDKYNEINRLLNKKLSGQDRDRERERERERARELERERDRERERERVKQRSLHDDDLDDFDDSDPCSEPQQKQLPIAAAGYRKENLTDKQKFMEYASKKQQLKSYAAEEAQRYGGSRHRYVDPAELPFEQLPGPVQPMPVGHNKYAAVHRGAEQTRSSNSSNSNNAERRERHDREREREKEREREREREHSRDRNPYREAESLPYIQSMEKMMKSTGMRYGDEPPRKPSSRDGARRDPTDYGREYPIAAGSQVSPRERFHDAKDKFRAMERTSSSRGYDLDERDNSGAAAPAASASSTTDYRSSSRRRRGSVEPPSYEQWSDEEEELQPVQPQEPIMSRSRARSREHWEQEQLQHASSSSNSNMRHGQERERERDRERERERERERERERRERDYPMRRTEDIREPPHDPYRQERERDRARERVRDSHQSQSRHQMRAHSREYLQPTEPLPISKSSSSRVPHHAERYPSPAPTPNSSNSAGSGSGKQPLSNMPKGYRHSYAEPVFARSGGRVGLAAVNPY, from the exons ATGGCGCTACGTTTGCGTCGGGACGTCCAGAAGGCCTCCTACTATGTCTGGTTCCTGGGCGCCGAGGAGGCGAAGGGATTGCGTGGCGCGCGCGTCATTAACTCGGTGCTGCCGTATCTGGTGGACAGATCGCGCGGCCAGGAGCCGCTCAAGGTGACGCTGCAGGTCTCGCACAAGGGCATCAAAATCGTGCAG GGCTCGTCGAAGCATTTAATACCACACAGTGCCATAACCAGCTCCGTGCAGACCGATGACATCGTTGCCTGTGTGCTGCTCCTATATAATCCGGCCACCAAATGCCCCTTGCATGTGCACGCCTATCGTTGCGACTCGGAGACAACGGCCGAGGCGTTGCATTTACAATTGCAAATACTAATCAATCGGCCCGACAATCAGAAGCGcttcgaggagctcgagaccAG ATTGGGCATTTTGCCGCCACTGCCCGCAGGCGGAGCACCAGGTCACAACAGCGACAAGAGGCACGATTCCTCGCACAAGTCGTCACATCATcagtcacaacaacaacaacaacaacaacagctgcagcagcagcagcagcagcatcatctgCAGCACCATTCCAGTGGCAGCTATGCGCAtccgtcgcagcagcagcgccgccaTGAGACATCACCGAAGCGCTTCAGCAGCTCGCTGGGCAGCGATACGGGCAACAGCACGCGCGAATCCGAGTGCAGCGAGGAGCAGGGTCTGGCCGGCTCGCCAGTCTCCCGTTCGCCGCCacatgccagcagcagcagcagcaacaagcatCATTTGGCACATCACTCGCATCATCCACATCCACTGCCACATGGTCATCCGCCGCTGACGGCGCAACAGAACAGCGAACTGTTCGACTCGCTGGCCGCGGAGCTGCGCGCCAAGCTGAATGGCAATgggccgccgctgctgctgccgccgcgcGACTATGATACAGTGCATCGTTCCAAGGGCAATCTGACGGCCATTGAGCTGCGGCGCTGTCGCAATGCGCTGATTGTGGGCGGCGCCGGGCCGACCAAAGGTGCAGCAACTgccacagcagcggcaacCGCAGCGGtagcaacagttgccgcaCCGGCCACCACGGCCAATGGCAAGCAGGTCTCTTCGCGCGGCTCCTCGGGCATTGGCTCCGATCTGGCGCCCAGTCCGGAACGTCAGGAGCTGAACAGCTCAAGTG ATGACGAGCATTGGTCGAATGAGGCGGACAACTCGGTGATTGCCTTGAAGCCATCACAAATTGCGCTGCCGCATCACGCGCAGCTGAAGCGCAAGAGCGCTGTGCAGCCGCCGGAGGATAGCTATCTGCGGGATTTGCCCGCCAAGCCGTATGTGCCGCGCCAAATGGAACGGGAGCGCACCAAGACGCCGGCCGTCGCGACCAAGTCCTGGTCGAGAGAGGATGAGATCAAGCCGATCATTGTACGACCGGCCGACTATGATGCAAAATTTAATCGGGTTATGCAGCTGGAGCCGCAAACGGCCAAGCATGAGGCAGCTGCCAAGCTGCGCGACACTGACAAATACAATGAGATCAATCGTTTGCTCAACAAGAAGCTATCCGGCCAGGACAGGGATCGCGAACGGGAGCGGGAGCGTGAGCGTGCGCGAGAGTTGGAGCGAGAACGCGATcgggagcgggagcgggagcgTGTCAAGCAGCGCTCCCTTCACGATGACGACTTGGATGACTTTGATGACTCGGATCCGTGCAGTGAGCCCCAACAGAAGCAGCTGCCTATTGCCGCTGCCGGCTACCGCAAGGAGAATCTAACCGATAAGCAAAAGTTCATGGAGTACGCATCCAAGAAGCAACAGCTCAAATCCTATGCAGCCGAGGAGGCGCAGCGCTATGGCGGCAGTCGCCATCGCTATGTGGATCCTGCCGAGCTGCCGTTTGAGCAGCTGCCGGGCCCCGTGCAGCCAATGCCCGTGGGGCACAACAAGTATGCGGCAGTGCATCGCGGCGCAGAGCAGACgcgcagcagcaatagcagcaacagcaacaatgcgGAGCGACGGGAGCGCCAcgacagagagcgagagcgagagaaggAGCgcgagcgggagagagagcgcgagcaTTCCAGGGATCGCAATCCGTATCGCGAGGCAGAGAGCCTACCCTACATACAGAGCATGGAGAAGATGATGAAATCAACGGGCATGCGCTACGGCGATGAGCCGCCCCGCAAGCCCAGCAGCCGGGATGGCGCACGTCGTGATCCGACAGACTATGGCCGGGAATATCCAATCGCCGCTGGCAGTCAAGTGTCGCCACGTGAGCGCTTCCACGATGCCAAGGACAAGTTTCGGGCCATGGAACgcaccagcagcagtcgcGGCTACGATCTGGATGAGCGCGACAATAGCGGAGCAGCAGCGCCCGCAGCGTCAGCGTCATCAACAACAGATTACAGATCGTCGTCGCGTCGGCGTCGCGGCTCCGTGGAGCcgcccagctatgagcagtggagcgatgaggaggaggagctgcaGCCCGTACAGCCGCAGGAGCCCATCATGAGCCGTTCACGTGCTCGTTCGCGCGAGCACTGGGaacaggagcagctgcagcatgccagcagcagcagcaacagcaatatgCGTCATGGCCAGGAACGGGAGCGAGAGCGCGACAGGGAACGCGAGAGGGAACGGGAGCGGGAGCGAGAACGGGAACGTCGCGAACGCGACTATCCCATGCGACGCACTGAAGATATACGCGAGCCACCACACGATCCCTATCGACAGGAGCGTGAACGGGACCGGGCACGTGAGCGCGTACGCGACAGCCATCAGTCGCAGTCGCGTCACCAGATGCGCGCCCATTCGCGCGAATATCTGCAGCCGACGGAGCCGTTGCCCATATCCAAGTCTAGCTCGTCGCGCGTGCCGCACCATGCCGAGCGGTATCCATCGCCGGCGCCGacgcccaacagcagcaacagcgccggctccggctccggcaaACAGCCGCTGTCCAACATGCCCAAGGGCTATCGGCACAGCTATGCGGAGCCCGTGTTTGCGCGTTCCGGCGGGCGTGTGGGCCTAGCCGCAGTCAATCCCTactag
- the Moe gene encoding moesin/ezrin/radixin homolog 1 isoform X4, producing the protein MSPKSLNVRVTTMDAELEFAIQSTTTGKQLFDQVVKTIGLREVWFFGLQYTDSKGDSTWIKLYKKVMNQDVKKENPLQFRFRAKFYPEDVAEELIQDITLRLFYLQVKNAILTDEIYCPPETSVLLASYAVQARHGDHNKTTHTAGFLANDRLLPQRVIDQHKMSKDEWEQSIMTWWQEHRSMLREDAMMEYLKIAQDLEMYGVNYFEIRNKKGTDLWLGVDALGLNIYEQDDRLTPKIGFPWSEIRNISFSEKKFIIKPIDKKAPDFMFFAPRVRINKRILALCMGNHELYMRRRKPDTIDVQQMKAQAREEKNAKQQEREKLQLALAARERAEKKQQEYEDRLKQMQEEMERSQRDLLEAQEMIRRLEEQLKQLQAAKDELELRQKELQSMLQRLEEAKNMEAVEKAKLEEEIMAKQQEVQRIQDEVNAKDEETKRLQDEVEEARRKQAEAAAALLAASTTPQHHHVAEDENENEEELTNGDAGGDVSRDLDTDEHIKDPIEDRRTLAERNERLHDQLKALKQDLAQSRDETKETANDKIHRENVRQGRDKYKTLREIRKGNTKRRVDQFENM; encoded by the exons ctaaATGTGCGCGTCACGACAATGGACGCTGAACTGGAGTTTGCCATTCAGTCGACAACGACCGGCAAACAACTGTTCGATCAGGTGGTCAAGACGATTGGCTTGcgcgaggtttggttctttggTCTGCAGTACACCGACTCAAAGGGTGACTCCACATGGATTAAGCTATACAAAAAG GTTATGAATCAGGATGTGAAAAAGGAGAATCCCTTGCAATTCAGATTCCGTGCCAAATTCTATCCCGAGGATGTGGCCGAGGAGCTAATACAGGACATCACACTGCGCCTGTTCTATCTGCAAGTGAAGAATGCCATATTGACCGACGAGATCTACTGCCCGCCGGAAACGTCGGTGCTGCTGGCCTCCTATGCGGTGCAGGCGCGCCACGGTGATCACAATAAAACCACTCACACAGCCGGTTTCCTAGCGAACGATCGCCTATTGCCACAGCGTGTCATCGATCAGCACAAGATGTCCAAGGACGAATGGGAGCAATCGATAATGACCTGGTGGCAGGAGCATCGCAGCATGCTGCGCGAAGATGCCATGATGGAGTATCTGAAAATTGCCCAGGATCTGGAAATGTATGGCGTTAACTATTTCGAGATACGCAACAAGAAGGGCACCGATCTGTGGTTGGGCGTCGATGCGCTCGGCCTTAACATTTACGAGCAGGACGATCGGCTAACGCCCAAAATTGGTTTCCCATGGTCCGAAATACgtaacatttcattttctgAGAAGAAGTTCATTATCAAACCGATTGATAAGAAGGCGCCGGACTTTATGTTCTTTGCGCCGCGCGTTCGCATCAACAAGCGCATCCTGGCCCTCTGCATGGGCAACCATGAGCTCTACATGCGTCGTCGCAAGCCCGACACGATCGATGTGCAGCAGATGAAGGCGCAGGCGCGCGAAGAAAAGAATGCCAAACAGCAGGAGCG CGAgaagctgcagctggcgctgGCAGCACGTGAGCGCGccgagaagaagcagcaggagTACGAAGATCGACTCAAGCAAATGCAAGAGGAGATGGAGCGCTCACAGCGTGATCTACTCGAGGCACAGGAGATGATACGACGATTGGAGGAGCAGCTGAAGCAGCTGCAGGCCGCCAAGGATGAGCTTGAGCTGCGCCAAAAGGAGCTGCAGTCTATGCTGCAGCGCCTCGAGGAGGCCAAGAACATGGAGGCCGTCGAGAAGGCCAAACTTGAGGAGGAGATCATGGCCAAGCAACAGGAGGTGCAGCGCATTCAGGACGAGGTCAATGCCAAGGACGAAGAGACCAAACGCCTACAAGACGAGGTCGAGGAAGCACGCCGCAAGCAG GCtgaggctgctgctgcgctgctggcTGCATCCACCACGCCGCAACACCATCACGTGGCCGAGgatgagaacgaaaacgaggAGGAGCTGACGAATGGCGATGCCGGCGGCGATGTGTCGCGCGACCTGGACACAGATGAGCATATCAAGGATCCCATCGAGGACAGACGCACGCTGGCCGAGCGCAATGAACGTTTGCACGATCAGCTCAAG GCCCTGAAGCAAGATCTGGCGCAGTCACGCGACGAAACGAAAGAGACGGCAAATGATAAGATTCACCGTGAGAATGTGCGCCAGGGACGCGACAAGTATAAGACATTGCGTGAGATCCGCAAGGGCAACACAAAGCGTCGCGTGGATCAGTTTGAGAACATGTAA
- the Moe gene encoding moesin/ezrin/radixin homolog 1 isoform X3: MVVVSDSRARLSRYAGSVKRKMLNVRVTTMDAELEFAIQSTTTGKQLFDQVVKTIGLREVWFFGLQYTDSKGDSTWIKLYKKVMNQDVKKENPLQFRFRAKFYPEDVAEELIQDITLRLFYLQVKNAILTDEIYCPPETSVLLASYAVQARHGDHNKTTHTAGFLANDRLLPQRVIDQHKMSKDEWEQSIMTWWQEHRSMLREDAMMEYLKIAQDLEMYGVNYFEIRNKKGTDLWLGVDALGLNIYEQDDRLTPKIGFPWSEIRNISFSEKKFIIKPIDKKAPDFMFFAPRVRINKRILALCMGNHELYMRRRKPDTIDVQQMKAQAREEKNAKQQEREKLQLALAARERAEKKQQEYEDRLKQMQEEMERSQRDLLEAQEMIRRLEEQLKQLQAAKDELELRQKELQSMLQRLEEAKNMEAVEKAKLEEEIMAKQQEVQRIQDEVNAKDEETKRLQDEVEEARRKQAEAAAALLAASTTPQHHHVAEDENENEEELTNGDAGGDVSRDLDTDEHIKDPIEDRRTLAERNERLHDQLKALKQDLAQSRDETKETANDKIHRENVRQGRDKYKTLREIRKGNTKRRVDQFENM; the protein is encoded by the exons ctaaATGTGCGCGTCACGACAATGGACGCTGAACTGGAGTTTGCCATTCAGTCGACAACGACCGGCAAACAACTGTTCGATCAGGTGGTCAAGACGATTGGCTTGcgcgaggtttggttctttggTCTGCAGTACACCGACTCAAAGGGTGACTCCACATGGATTAAGCTATACAAAAAG GTTATGAATCAGGATGTGAAAAAGGAGAATCCCTTGCAATTCAGATTCCGTGCCAAATTCTATCCCGAGGATGTGGCCGAGGAGCTAATACAGGACATCACACTGCGCCTGTTCTATCTGCAAGTGAAGAATGCCATATTGACCGACGAGATCTACTGCCCGCCGGAAACGTCGGTGCTGCTGGCCTCCTATGCGGTGCAGGCGCGCCACGGTGATCACAATAAAACCACTCACACAGCCGGTTTCCTAGCGAACGATCGCCTATTGCCACAGCGTGTCATCGATCAGCACAAGATGTCCAAGGACGAATGGGAGCAATCGATAATGACCTGGTGGCAGGAGCATCGCAGCATGCTGCGCGAAGATGCCATGATGGAGTATCTGAAAATTGCCCAGGATCTGGAAATGTATGGCGTTAACTATTTCGAGATACGCAACAAGAAGGGCACCGATCTGTGGTTGGGCGTCGATGCGCTCGGCCTTAACATTTACGAGCAGGACGATCGGCTAACGCCCAAAATTGGTTTCCCATGGTCCGAAATACgtaacatttcattttctgAGAAGAAGTTCATTATCAAACCGATTGATAAGAAGGCGCCGGACTTTATGTTCTTTGCGCCGCGCGTTCGCATCAACAAGCGCATCCTGGCCCTCTGCATGGGCAACCATGAGCTCTACATGCGTCGTCGCAAGCCCGACACGATCGATGTGCAGCAGATGAAGGCGCAGGCGCGCGAAGAAAAGAATGCCAAACAGCAGGAGCG CGAgaagctgcagctggcgctgGCAGCACGTGAGCGCGccgagaagaagcagcaggagTACGAAGATCGACTCAAGCAAATGCAAGAGGAGATGGAGCGCTCACAGCGTGATCTACTCGAGGCACAGGAGATGATACGACGATTGGAGGAGCAGCTGAAGCAGCTGCAGGCCGCCAAGGATGAGCTTGAGCTGCGCCAAAAGGAGCTGCAGTCTATGCTGCAGCGCCTCGAGGAGGCCAAGAACATGGAGGCCGTCGAGAAGGCCAAACTTGAGGAGGAGATCATGGCCAAGCAACAGGAGGTGCAGCGCATTCAGGACGAGGTCAATGCCAAGGACGAAGAGACCAAACGCCTACAAGACGAGGTCGAGGAAGCACGCCGCAAGCAG GCtgaggctgctgctgcgctgctggcTGCATCCACCACGCCGCAACACCATCACGTGGCCGAGgatgagaacgaaaacgaggAGGAGCTGACGAATGGCGATGCCGGCGGCGATGTGTCGCGCGACCTGGACACAGATGAGCATATCAAGGATCCCATCGAGGACAGACGCACGCTGGCCGAGCGCAATGAACGTTTGCACGATCAGCTCAAG GCCCTGAAGCAAGATCTGGCGCAGTCACGCGACGAAACGAAAGAGACGGCAAATGATAAGATTCACCGTGAGAATGTGCGCCAGGGACGCGACAAGTATAAGACATTGCGTGAGATCCGCAAGGGCAACACAAAGCGTCGCGTGGATCAGTTTGAGAACATGTAA
- the Moe gene encoding moesin/ezrin/radixin homolog 1 isoform X2: MSPKSLNVRVTTMDAELEFAIQSTTTGKQLFDQVVKTIGLREVWFFGLQYTDSKGDSTWIKLYKKPESPAIKTIKYLKRVKKYVDKKTADGNGHNQTDESEEDDDADDMTGSMPFSTWVMNQDVKKENPLQFRFRAKFYPEDVAEELIQDITLRLFYLQVKNAILTDEIYCPPETSVLLASYAVQARHGDHNKTTHTAGFLANDRLLPQRVIDQHKMSKDEWEQSIMTWWQEHRSMLREDAMMEYLKIAQDLEMYGVNYFEIRNKKGTDLWLGVDALGLNIYEQDDRLTPKIGFPWSEIRNISFSEKKFIIKPIDKKAPDFMFFAPRVRINKRILALCMGNHELYMRRRKPDTIDVQQMKAQAREEKNAKQQEREKLQLALAARERAEKKQQEYEDRLKQMQEEMERSQRDLLEAQEMIRRLEEQLKQLQAAKDELELRQKELQSMLQRLEEAKNMEAVEKAKLEEEIMAKQQEVQRIQDEVNAKDEETKRLQDEVEEARRKQAEAAAALLAASTTPQHHHVAEDENENEEELTNGDAGGDVSRDLDTDEHIKDPIEDRRTLAERNERLHDQLKALKQDLAQSRDETKETANDKIHRENVRQGRDKYKTLREIRKGNTKRRVDQFENM, translated from the exons ctaaATGTGCGCGTCACGACAATGGACGCTGAACTGGAGTTTGCCATTCAGTCGACAACGACCGGCAAACAACTGTTCGATCAGGTGGTCAAGACGATTGGCTTGcgcgaggtttggttctttggTCTGCAGTACACCGACTCAAAGGGTGACTCCACATGGATTAAGCTATACAAAAAG CCTGAATCGCCGGCCATAAagacaattaaatatttgaaacgTGTTAAGAAATATGTGGACAAAAAGACCGCTGATGGCAATGGACACAATCAGACGGATGAAAGCGAGGAGGATGACGATGCCGATGATATG ACTGGATCAATGCCGTTCTCCACATGG GTTATGAATCAGGATGTGAAAAAGGAGAATCCCTTGCAATTCAGATTCCGTGCCAAATTCTATCCCGAGGATGTGGCCGAGGAGCTAATACAGGACATCACACTGCGCCTGTTCTATCTGCAAGTGAAGAATGCCATATTGACCGACGAGATCTACTGCCCGCCGGAAACGTCGGTGCTGCTGGCCTCCTATGCGGTGCAGGCGCGCCACGGTGATCACAATAAAACCACTCACACAGCCGGTTTCCTAGCGAACGATCGCCTATTGCCACAGCGTGTCATCGATCAGCACAAGATGTCCAAGGACGAATGGGAGCAATCGATAATGACCTGGTGGCAGGAGCATCGCAGCATGCTGCGCGAAGATGCCATGATGGAGTATCTGAAAATTGCCCAGGATCTGGAAATGTATGGCGTTAACTATTTCGAGATACGCAACAAGAAGGGCACCGATCTGTGGTTGGGCGTCGATGCGCTCGGCCTTAACATTTACGAGCAGGACGATCGGCTAACGCCCAAAATTGGTTTCCCATGGTCCGAAATACgtaacatttcattttctgAGAAGAAGTTCATTATCAAACCGATTGATAAGAAGGCGCCGGACTTTATGTTCTTTGCGCCGCGCGTTCGCATCAACAAGCGCATCCTGGCCCTCTGCATGGGCAACCATGAGCTCTACATGCGTCGTCGCAAGCCCGACACGATCGATGTGCAGCAGATGAAGGCGCAGGCGCGCGAAGAAAAGAATGCCAAACAGCAGGAGCG CGAgaagctgcagctggcgctgGCAGCACGTGAGCGCGccgagaagaagcagcaggagTACGAAGATCGACTCAAGCAAATGCAAGAGGAGATGGAGCGCTCACAGCGTGATCTACTCGAGGCACAGGAGATGATACGACGATTGGAGGAGCAGCTGAAGCAGCTGCAGGCCGCCAAGGATGAGCTTGAGCTGCGCCAAAAGGAGCTGCAGTCTATGCTGCAGCGCCTCGAGGAGGCCAAGAACATGGAGGCCGTCGAGAAGGCCAAACTTGAGGAGGAGATCATGGCCAAGCAACAGGAGGTGCAGCGCATTCAGGACGAGGTCAATGCCAAGGACGAAGAGACCAAACGCCTACAAGACGAGGTCGAGGAAGCACGCCGCAAGCAG GCtgaggctgctgctgcgctgctggcTGCATCCACCACGCCGCAACACCATCACGTGGCCGAGgatgagaacgaaaacgaggAGGAGCTGACGAATGGCGATGCCGGCGGCGATGTGTCGCGCGACCTGGACACAGATGAGCATATCAAGGATCCCATCGAGGACAGACGCACGCTGGCCGAGCGCAATGAACGTTTGCACGATCAGCTCAAG GCCCTGAAGCAAGATCTGGCGCAGTCACGCGACGAAACGAAAGAGACGGCAAATGATAAGATTCACCGTGAGAATGTGCGCCAGGGACGCGACAAGTATAAGACATTGCGTGAGATCCGCAAGGGCAACACAAAGCGTCGCGTGGATCAGTTTGAGAACATGTAA